DNA from Deinobacterium chartae:
GGGAATGACGATGTCGGGCTCGATGCCCTTGCCCTGGATGGCGCGGCCTTTGGGTGTGAGCCACTCCTGTGCCACGATGGCGACCTTGCCGCCGTCGGGAAGAGAGAGCACCGACTGGGCGACCCCTTTGCCGAAGGTCTTTTCGCCGATGACCTTGGCGCGGCCCAGGTCCTGGAGCGCTCCGGCCACGATCTCCGAGGCCGAAGCGGAGTTCTTGTTGACCAGTACGACCATCTCGCCGGTGTAGTCGGTCGGCTGCTTCTGGGCCTTGCCGGAGGTACGGCCCGGACCGCTCGGCAGGCGCTCTACGCCGTTGCGGTCGCGCAGGCTGACGATGTTGCCTTCCTGCAGGAACTGGTCGGCCACGAAAATGCCGCCGTCGAGCAGGCCACCACCGTTATCGCGCATGTCGAGTACGAGCTTCTTGACGCCCGCATCGTTCATCTTCTTGACCGCAGCGGCGATCTGATCAAAGATCCGTTCGTTGTAGAACGTGTTGATCGAGATATAGCCGATGTCGCCGGGCAGCATGCCGGTCTCGACCGCGAACAACTGCACCTCCGCGCGGCGCACGGTGATGTCCAGGGTCTGGCCGTCGCGGCGCAGGGTCAGCTTGACGTCGGTGTCCTTGGGACCACGGATCTTGCGCACCGACTGACGGGTGGTCAGCTTGGTGATGTCCTCGCCGTTGACCTTGATGATTTCGTCACCGGCCAGCATGCCGGCCTTGGCGGCAGGCTGGTTCTTGTACACCTGCGCCGCGCGCGAACCGGTACCGTCGGGGTTCGCCGGCTCTAAGGTCACGCCGATCCCGAAGAAGGAGCCGCTCAAGTCTTCCTCGTCCAGCGCGTTGTCCTCGGGCGGAGTGTACGAGGTGAAGGGGTCCTCGAGCGACGACAGCATGCCGTTGATCGCACCCTGGAGCAGCTTGTCGGTCTCGACCTTGCTCTTGTCCAGGTAGAGCTGCTGCAAGCTGCCGAGCACCTCGAGGAAAGTCTGGCCCTCGATCGTCTTCAGCGCGCCGTCCGAGGCGTAGGTGCGCAACTGGGCGTAACCGATGGCCGCCGTGGCTGCCAGGCTCACCGCAATAACCGTGATACGACGCGATTTGTTCATGCTTCTTGATTCTAACCAAAGCCGGTGAGATGGCTGTGTGGGGCCTCACAGGTCACTTTCCACCGTATAGAAAACACAAATCGCTGAACCGGGCCGAGTCATCATACGAAACACACCGGCTACTAACCCCAGCTCCACAAAATCTCCAAATTTGTGCGCTGCAGCGCAGCCAAACTGTGACCTGCCACTTCATGTAGACTGGTGCACTATCGGCTATGCTCTAAACGTGTTCCATCACCGCCTTAACAGGGGGAAGCCGTGATTCAGCTGCATCGCGTCAGCCTCGAGTATCCCGTCACGCGCACCCTGGCGCTTGACGACGTCAATCTGCACATCAAAAAAGGCGAATTCGTCTATCTGATCGGCCACAGCGGAGCGGGCAAGTCCAGCCTGATGAACCTGCTGCTCAAGCGGGCCGTTCCCACCAAGGGGCAGGTCTACGTGGGCGGAGAACCGCTCAACCGTTACCGTGGCCGCCGGGTGGCCCTGCACCGCCGCCGCATCGGCATGGTGTTTCAGGAGAACCTGCTGCTTCCACACCTGTCGGTGTACGACAACGTGGCCTTCGCGCTGCGGGTCACCGGCACCCCGCAGGCCCAGTGGCCTGCCAAGGTCATGAACGTCTTGAAACTGGTCGGGCTCGAGCACAAACGCGCGGCCCTGCCGGTGCAGCTCTCGCAGGGCGAGCAGCAGCGCGTGGCCATCGCCCGCGCGGTCGTCACCGAACCTCCGCTGCTGCTGGCCGACGAGCCCACCGGCAACCTGGACCCCGAGATCAGCGCCGACATCATGCGACTGCTGCAAAACATCAACCTGCGCGGTACCACCGTGCTGTTTGCCACGCACGCACGCGACCTGGTCGAGGCCTACCGTCACCGCACCCTGACCCTGCGCAAGGGCAAGCTGGTCCGTGACGATCCGTACGGCGGCTACGCGCTGTGACGCTTTCGGTTCACGGCGCTCACGCCGCCCCGTCCCTTGATGTGAGCCTTCCTGCATGAACTATCACCTGCGCCAGACCTGGCTGGCCATGCGCGGCAACTTCACGGCCACGCTGGCCACGTTTGTCACCATGACCCTCACGCTCCTGATCCTGGGCAGCGTGAGCCTCACCGCCCTCAACCTCGAGCAGAACCTGCGCAAGCTCGAAAGCGACGTCGAGATCGCGGCATTTCTCAGCCAGGACGCCGACACCGCCGACATCTTCAACCGCCTGCAGTCCACCGCGCAGTACCCCGAGGTCACCCAGGCCACGCTGATCTCCAAGGAACAGGTCCTCGAGGAGATGACCCGGGACTACCCGTACATCGGCGAGGCGGGCGGGCTGGTCGAGAACCCCTTTCCGGACACGATCCGCCTCAAGCTGCAAGATCCTGCGGACACGGTCAAGGTGGCCCGCCGCCTCGAGCGGCTTCCGGGCGTGGAGAGCGTGGAGTACGGCGCAGGTTACGTGAACCAGGCGGTGCGCACCATCGACGTGGTGCGCGCTTTTGGCTTCGGGCTGGTCTTGCTGCTGGTCCTCAACACGCTGTTTAACATCCTCAACACCGTGCGGGTGGCGATGTATGCCCGCCGCGACGAGATCAACGTGATGCGGCTGCTCGGGGCCACCCGCGGTTTCATCCGCGCGCCGTACGTCCTCGAGGGACTGCTGCTGGGCCTGCTGTCGGGAGCCATCAGCTGCGCGCTGCTGTATCCGGGCTACCTGACGCTGGGCGCACGCGTGCAGGAACTGCTGCCCGCGCTGCCGATGGTCAGCGACGCGCGCAGCGTCTGGGCCATCTTGGGCGGCCTGCCGCTGCTGGGTGTACTGCTGGGCGTGCTGGGCAGCCTGTTCGCCTCCAGCCGCTACCTGCGGGAGCTCGAGTAAACCATGTCGCCCCGCCTCAAGCGCCGCGCGGCCTGGATGCTGCTGTCGCTGTCGCTGCTCGGCAGCGGTCCCGCCCAGACCCTCAACCAGTTGCAGCAACAACTGGAGCAGGCCCGCGAGGCCCGCGAGGTGCAAGACCGCCGCATCCGTTCGCTGCAGCAGGAAATCAACCGCCTCTCGGCCCGGCAAAAACAGTTGGGCACCCAGCTCAGCAGCCTCGAGGCCCGCATCGCACGCCTCGAGAACGAACGCCTCAAGGTCGAGGAACAGCTGAAAGACACCCAGGCGCGCGTCGCGGACGTCAACAGCCGTATCGCGGTGACCGAGGCCCGGGTGGCACGCCAGAAGCTGCAGGTCCAGAAGGTGATGCTGCAGCTCTACCGCGACCGCTCGGGCCGCTACGTCAAGCTGCTGTCGCAGGAAGACAACATCTACGACATCCTGATCAAGGCGCGCTACCTCGACCGCCTGGGCAGGCAGGACCTCGAGGTGATCGAGGAGCTGCGCGGCTCGCTGCAGCAGCTGGACACGCAAAAACAGGAGCTGCTGGCCCTGACCGAACGCCTCAATGCCCTGCAGCGCGACCTGGTGGCACGCACCGACCGGGTGCAGGCCGAGCGCGACCGGCAGCAGAGCACCCTGGCCGAACTGCGCCGCACCGCTGCGGGCCGTCAGCAGCTGCTGCTGCAGACCGCCGAGGCGCAGCGCGACACCCAGGCACGCATCGGCAACCTGTTTAACGCCATCTTGGCCGAGCGGGCCCGCATCGAAGAAGAGCGCAGACGGCGCGAGGAAGAGGAACGCAAGCGGCGCGAGGAGGAACGCAGGCGCCTCGAGGCCCAGCGGCGCGAGCTCGAACGCCAGCGCCTCGAGGCCCAGCGGCGCGAGGAGGAACGCAGGCGCCTCGAGGCCCAGCGCGCCGCGGCCGCCTCGCGTGAGGCGGCCGCCAGGCAGGCCGAGCAGGCCCGCCTGGAACGGGCGCGCCTCGAGCGCGAGGCGGCCGCGGTGCGCCAGCGCGAACAACAACTCGAGCAGCAGGAACGTCAGGCCGCAGCGGCCAGCTCGCGGCCTCCCCTGCCCGCCTCGGTGGGCCGTCTGAGCTTTCCCATGCCGGGCGGTCGGGTGGTACGCCGCTACGGCCAAGAAGGCCCTTACGAGCTGATCGCGGGGCCTGCACCGGGCAGCCCGGTGCAGGCTTCGGCCGAGGGCGAGGTGCTGCAGGTGCAGTACTACGCCGCGACCGGCTGGGTGGTGCTGATCCGCCACTCGGATTCGCTGGCGACCTCGTACAGCGGCTTGCAGCAGCCGGTGGTGAGCGCCGGGGACCGCGTGGCCCGCAACCAGTTGCTGGGTTATACCGGCGGCAGCCCCTCGCTCGACCCGGAGAGCTTTCAGTTCTCGGTGGCCGCGCTGCGCAACAACCAGCTGCAGGGCTGGGTGGCCCCGAACTACTGACGGACTCCCGCCGTGGTTGCCCGCTCTGACCTCCTCTGGTAGACTGTTTCGGTATGCCCCCGCGTGGCTGCTGGCAGGGCATGCACCAAGCCCAACCCTCAAACCGCAAGGAACTTCAATACACCATGGTCAAGATCCGTCTGTCCCGCTTCGGCAGCAAGCACAACCCCCACTACCGCATCGTCGTCGCCGACGCCCGCCGTCCCCGTGACGGTGGCTACATCGAGAGCCTCGGCCACTACGATCCCCGCAAGACCACCGAGAACTACCTGAAAGTAGACGTCGAGCGCGCCCGTCACTGGATCGCGCAGGGCGCTCAGCCCACCGACACCGCCCGCCGTCTGCTGCGTTCGCAGGGCGTCTTCAAGGCGGAGTAAGCCGTGGCCGACCTGAACGAGCTGGTGCGCTACCTCGCCGAGAGCGTCGTGGACGACCCGACTTCGGTTCGGGTCTCGGCGCGTCGGGGCAGCGAAACCACCTACCTGATTCAGGTCGCTGCCGGCGAAGAGGGTCGCGTGATCGGGCGCGGCGGCCGTATCATCCAGGCGATCCGCACGGTCGCCCGTGCCTGCGCCGAACCGCGTGAGCGGGTGCAGGTCGATATCGCCGCGCCCAAGCGCTGATACCGAAGCGAAACAATGTAAAGGGAGCGGCAGCGTGTTTGCCGCTCCTTCTTTTCTGGGCAGGAGAGAGAACATGTCGGACCTGATCGAAATCGGGCGCGTCACCGGCACTTTCGGAGTGAACGGTACGCTCAAGGTCATCGCCGCCGGTGACCCACAGCGGCTGCTGGGCCTCGAGACGGTCACCCTCGAGGGGAGCGGGACCTTGCGCGTAAGGCGCATCGATCCTAACGGCCCCGGCGTCCTGCTGCAGCTGATGGGCATCGCGGACCGCAGCGCCGCCGAGGAGTTGCGCGGCAAGCGGGTGTACGCCCGTGAGGCAGACCTGCCGCCCCTCGAGGAGGGCGAGTACTACTACCACGACCTGATCGGGCTGCCGGTGCGCTCTCCCGCAGGGGAGGAACTGGGCCGGGTGGAGGCGGTGCAGGACCTGGGCTACCAGGACCTGCTGGAGGTGCGGCGCGGCCTGAAGCTGGTGCTCGTACCGCTGCAGGCCCCGTACGTGGAGGTGCGTCCCGGAGAGGCGATCGTGGTGGACGCCCCGGAAGGGCTGCTGTGAAGTTCACGGTCCTGACGCTGTTTCCCGAGCTGCTGCGCCCCTGGACCGAGGGAGCCCTGCTGGGCAAGGCGGGCGAGCGGGGCCTGCTCGAGTACGCGCTGGTCAACATGCGGGACTACTCGGGCAACCGGCACCTGAAGGTGGACGACACGCCCTACGGCGGCGGGGCCGGCATGGTGATCCGCGCCGACGTGGTCGAGCGCTCGCTCGAGGCGGCGACCCGCGACCGACCGGCGGACGAGGTGATTTTCCTGTCCCCGGCCGGGCGGCGCTTCGACCAGCGCTTGGCCGAGGAGCTCGCCCGCAAGGACCACCTGGTGCTGGTGTGCGGTCGGTACGAGGGTTTCGACGCGCGCGCCGAGAGCCTAGCGACCCTCGAGGTGTCGCTGGGCGACTTCGTGATGATGGGCGGGGAGGCGGCGGCGGCCTGCATCCTCGAGGCGGTCGGTCGGCTGCGCGAGAACGTGCTGGGCGACGCGGACTCGCAC
Protein-coding regions in this window:
- a CDS encoding S41 family peptidase, giving the protein MNKSRRITVIAVSLAATAAIGYAQLRTYASDGALKTIEGQTFLEVLGSLQQLYLDKSKVETDKLLQGAINGMLSSLEDPFTSYTPPEDNALDEEDLSGSFFGIGVTLEPANPDGTGSRAAQVYKNQPAAKAGMLAGDEIIKVNGEDITKLTTRQSVRKIRGPKDTDVKLTLRRDGQTLDITVRRAEVQLFAVETGMLPGDIGYISINTFYNERIFDQIAAAVKKMNDAGVKKLVLDMRDNGGGLLDGGIFVADQFLQEGNIVSLRDRNGVERLPSGPGRTSGKAQKQPTDYTGEMVVLVNKNSASASEIVAGALQDLGRAKVIGEKTFGKGVAQSVLSLPDGGKVAIVAQEWLTPKGRAIQGKGIEPDIVIPDSRRPNVVALEGSGAAPGTKITVNIGGKSVELTADKEGRFTYSDTPARLPTGSDVQGQASVDLKNDAQLQEALKQLGQR
- the ftsE gene encoding cell division ATP-binding protein FtsE, which codes for MIQLHRVSLEYPVTRTLALDDVNLHIKKGEFVYLIGHSGAGKSSLMNLLLKRAVPTKGQVYVGGEPLNRYRGRRVALHRRRIGMVFQENLLLPHLSVYDNVAFALRVTGTPQAQWPAKVMNVLKLVGLEHKRAALPVQLSQGEQQRVAIARAVVTEPPLLLADEPTGNLDPEISADIMRLLQNINLRGTTVLFATHARDLVEAYRHRTLTLRKGKLVRDDPYGGYAL
- a CDS encoding cell division protein FtsX: MNYHLRQTWLAMRGNFTATLATFVTMTLTLLILGSVSLTALNLEQNLRKLESDVEIAAFLSQDADTADIFNRLQSTAQYPEVTQATLISKEQVLEEMTRDYPYIGEAGGLVENPFPDTIRLKLQDPADTVKVARRLERLPGVESVEYGAGYVNQAVRTIDVVRAFGFGLVLLLVLNTLFNILNTVRVAMYARRDEINVMRLLGATRGFIRAPYVLEGLLLGLLSGAISCALLYPGYLTLGARVQELLPALPMVSDARSVWAILGGLPLLGVLLGVLGSLFASSRYLRELE
- a CDS encoding murein hydrolase activator EnvC family protein, with the protein product MSPRLKRRAAWMLLSLSLLGSGPAQTLNQLQQQLEQAREAREVQDRRIRSLQQEINRLSARQKQLGTQLSSLEARIARLENERLKVEEQLKDTQARVADVNSRIAVTEARVARQKLQVQKVMLQLYRDRSGRYVKLLSQEDNIYDILIKARYLDRLGRQDLEVIEELRGSLQQLDTQKQELLALTERLNALQRDLVARTDRVQAERDRQQSTLAELRRTAAGRQQLLLQTAEAQRDTQARIGNLFNAILAERARIEEERRRREEEERKRREEERRRLEAQRRELERQRLEAQRREEERRRLEAQRAAAASREAAARQAEQARLERARLEREAAAVRQREQQLEQQERQAAAASSRPPLPASVGRLSFPMPGGRVVRRYGQEGPYELIAGPAPGSPVQASAEGEVLQVQYYAATGWVVLIRHSDSLATSYSGLQQPVVSAGDRVARNQLLGYTGGSPSLDPESFQFSVAALRNNQLQGWVAPNY
- the rpsP gene encoding 30S ribosomal protein S16, which produces MVKIRLSRFGSKHNPHYRIVVADARRPRDGGYIESLGHYDPRKTTENYLKVDVERARHWIAQGAQPTDTARRLLRSQGVFKAE
- a CDS encoding KH domain-containing protein, with amino-acid sequence MADLNELVRYLAESVVDDPTSVRVSARRGSETTYLIQVAAGEEGRVIGRGGRIIQAIRTVARACAEPRERVQVDIAAPKR
- the rimM gene encoding ribosome maturation factor RimM (Essential for efficient processing of 16S rRNA), which codes for MSDLIEIGRVTGTFGVNGTLKVIAAGDPQRLLGLETVTLEGSGTLRVRRIDPNGPGVLLQLMGIADRSAAEELRGKRVYAREADLPPLEEGEYYYHDLIGLPVRSPAGEELGRVEAVQDLGYQDLLEVRRGLKLVLVPLQAPYVEVRPGEAIVVDAPEGLL
- the trmD gene encoding tRNA (guanosine(37)-N1)-methyltransferase TrmD is translated as MKFTVLTLFPELLRPWTEGALLGKAGERGLLEYALVNMRDYSGNRHLKVDDTPYGGGAGMVIRADVVERSLEAATRDRPADEVIFLSPAGRRFDQRLAEELARKDHLVLVCGRYEGFDARAESLATLEVSLGDFVMMGGEAAAACILEAVGRLRENVLGDADSHRQDSFSSGLLDYPEYTRPAVWRGLEVPEVLKGGNHAAIERWRRESALRRTLERRPDLLRSAPLTPEDSRTLLELGATEQDLAAWGAPPPPVPKKRRKKKAASENG